One genomic window of Halobellus limi includes the following:
- a CDS encoding nuclear transport factor 2 family protein yields the protein MADAADSATAEDRVRDYYEALRDGEPLYPFFAEDPSVVKFGITEKLTGYGEIEAGLREQTAATEDWTVDSRDLRVVERDDHAWFSDDVRMAWRDAEADREHAFDSRWSGTLERRERDESEPGAEWLFVGMHVSAVPE from the coding sequence ATGGCCGACGCCGCCGACAGCGCGACCGCCGAGGATCGCGTCCGTGACTACTACGAGGCGCTCAGAGACGGTGAGCCGCTGTACCCCTTCTTCGCCGAGGACCCCTCGGTCGTGAAGTTCGGTATCACCGAGAAACTGACCGGCTACGGGGAAATCGAAGCGGGACTGCGCGAGCAGACGGCGGCGACCGAGGACTGGACGGTCGACAGCCGCGACCTCCGGGTCGTCGAACGCGACGACCACGCGTGGTTCTCCGACGACGTACGGATGGCCTGGCGCGACGCGGAAGCGGACCGCGAGCACGCCTTCGACAGCCGGTGGAGCGGGACGCTCGAACGACGCGAGCGTGACGAAAGCGAACCCGGCGCCGAGTGGCTGTTCGTCGGAATGCACGTCAGTGCGGTCCCGGAGTGA
- a CDS encoding anthranilate phosphoribosyltransferase: protein MAQAPETAEFGEWPLKRLMTEVVGTGVKSAEDMTREQATEAMERILAGEPDHTTLGAFWLANRWKHNNAEELAAYADVIAEDVVYAEPDADPVDCGANYDGKGDTAILGAAAGIVAAGAGTPVVVHSGDRVPTQKQDAYKHVLDELGIRTELVPTESADMVDETGFGFYYQPEFAPRVHALWDRRDQMGVRTFVNTVETIANPARADVHLGSFYHLAFAKKITDTFEKMESQSPHRVVMFQGMEGYDDIRPGYTKVGEWTDGEFDDYEIETPEYGMDFEYEDLEVDPDDVAGDSARLTEEIVAGDREDHFADAVALNAAFRIYAREDADTLDEGLEMARESIDSGAAEAVLDDLRAF from the coding sequence ATGGCGCAAGCGCCGGAGACCGCCGAATTCGGGGAGTGGCCGCTGAAACGACTGATGACCGAGGTCGTCGGCACGGGCGTGAAATCCGCTGAGGATATGACGCGCGAGCAGGCGACGGAGGCGATGGAGCGAATCCTCGCCGGCGAACCCGATCACACGACGCTCGGAGCGTTCTGGTTGGCGAATCGCTGGAAGCACAACAACGCGGAGGAACTGGCCGCCTACGCCGACGTCATCGCCGAGGACGTCGTCTACGCCGAGCCCGACGCCGACCCCGTCGACTGCGGGGCGAACTACGACGGCAAGGGCGACACCGCCATCCTCGGGGCCGCGGCGGGCATCGTCGCCGCCGGCGCGGGAACGCCCGTCGTCGTCCACTCGGGCGACCGCGTCCCGACGCAGAAACAGGACGCCTACAAGCACGTCCTCGACGAACTCGGAATCCGAACGGAACTCGTCCCCACGGAGAGCGCGGACATGGTCGACGAGACGGGCTTCGGCTTCTACTACCAGCCCGAGTTCGCCCCGCGCGTCCACGCGCTGTGGGACCGCCGCGACCAGATGGGCGTGCGGACGTTCGTCAACACCGTCGAGACGATCGCCAACCCCGCGAGAGCCGACGTCCACCTCGGCTCCTTCTACCACCTCGCCTTCGCGAAGAAGATCACCGACACCTTCGAGAAGATGGAGAGCCAGAGCCCCCACCGCGTCGTGATGTTCCAGGGGATGGAGGGCTACGACGACATCCGACCGGGCTACACGAAGGTCGGCGAGTGGACCGACGGCGAGTTCGACGACTACGAGATCGAGACCCCCGAGTACGGGATGGACTTCGAGTACGAGGACCTGGAGGTCGACCCCGACGACGTCGCGGGCGACTCCGCCCGTCTCACGGAGGAGATCGTCGCCGGCGACCGCGAGGACCACTTCGCCGACGCGGTCGCGCTCAACGCCGCGTTCCGGATCTACGCGCGCGAGGACGCCGACACCCTCGACGAGGGCCTGGAGATGGCCCGCGAGAGCATCGACTCGGGCGCCGCCGAGGCGGTCCTCGACGACCTGCGCGCGTTCTAA
- a CDS encoding peptidylprolyl isomerase, translating into MVDDSELENPENPVVTLHTTKGDITLELFEQRAPRTVENFLGLATGEKEWSDPDTGETRTDSLYEGTVFHRIIDDFMIQGGDPEGTGRGGPGYTFDDEFHEDLNHDGAGVLSMANRGPNTNGSQFFITLGAQPHLDGRHAVFGHVVDGMSVVEEIGDVPTDSDDKPLNDIEIESIDVDAE; encoded by the coding sequence ATGGTCGACGACTCCGAACTCGAGAACCCCGAGAACCCCGTCGTAACGCTGCACACAACGAAGGGCGACATCACGCTCGAACTGTTCGAGCAGCGCGCTCCGCGCACCGTCGAGAACTTCCTCGGCCTCGCGACCGGCGAGAAGGAGTGGAGCGATCCAGACACCGGCGAGACCCGCACGGACTCGCTCTACGAGGGGACGGTCTTCCACCGGATCATCGACGACTTCATGATCCAGGGCGGCGATCCCGAGGGGACCGGCCGCGGCGGCCCCGGCTACACCTTCGACGACGAGTTCCACGAGGACCTGAACCACGACGGCGCGGGCGTTCTCTCGATGGCCAACCGCGGCCCCAACACCAACGGCTCGCAGTTCTTCATCACGCTGGGCGCCCAGCCGCACCTCGACGGCCGCCACGCGGTCTTCGGCCACGTCGTCGACGGGATGAGCGTGGTAGAGGAGATCGGCGACGTGCCGACCGACAGCGACGACAAGCCGCTGAACGACATCGAGATCGAGTCGATCGACGTCGACGCCGAGTAA
- the ligA gene encoding ATP-dependent DNA ligase LigA: protein MEFAEFAARAEEIAEEPGDLATTERVRDLLADASEDLPVVVRFLQGRVYPAWDATTLDIGPALLHEAIARAAGPNVDSDDVESKLAEVGEIGAVAATYEFGGQRGLGAFGGGAADGSGERGGGLTVAAVDDRLREIATTTGEGSEGRRLDALFGLFNRASQTEAKFLARLVLGEMRIGVGGGTVRDATAAAFVDEGVAGERGETPSEAPGGDESEATPDSDAVDAVERALQVSNDYGMVARVAREEGREGLDAVGLEVGRPVQAMLAQAGSATEAIEEWGEAVVETKFDGARVQVHFDGEETALFSRNMDDVTDPLPEVVEFVERAVDVPVVLDGEVVAVDDYGSPLPFQEVLRRFRRKYDVERMREEVRVELRAFDCLHVDGDDLLDAPLSERHDRLRALLGDTDAVSEPVVSDDPDEIAAVEERALEAGHEGIMLKEPESTYAPGKRGRNWLKRKPDVETLDLVVTGAEWGEGRRANLFGTFLLSARVDGEAAGRDATATDGDAAADSDAYATIGKVATGITDEELEALTERLEPHIEREDGQTVSIAPEVVFEVGYEEIQASPTYESGYALRFPRYVTVREDKSPVDADGLARVERLVDEQ from the coding sequence ATGGAGTTCGCCGAGTTCGCTGCGCGCGCCGAAGAGATCGCCGAGGAGCCCGGCGACCTGGCGACGACCGAGCGGGTCCGCGACCTGCTCGCGGACGCCTCGGAGGACCTCCCGGTCGTCGTCCGATTCCTCCAGGGTCGGGTGTACCCGGCGTGGGACGCGACGACGCTCGATATCGGCCCCGCACTCCTCCACGAGGCCATCGCCCGCGCCGCGGGCCCGAACGTCGACAGCGACGACGTCGAGTCGAAACTGGCCGAGGTCGGCGAGATCGGCGCCGTCGCGGCGACCTACGAGTTCGGCGGGCAGCGCGGCCTCGGCGCGTTCGGCGGCGGCGCGGCCGACGGCTCCGGAGAGCGCGGTGGCGGACTCACCGTCGCGGCGGTCGACGACCGGCTTCGCGAGATCGCGACGACGACGGGCGAGGGCAGCGAGGGGCGACGGCTCGACGCCCTCTTCGGCCTGTTCAACCGGGCGTCGCAGACGGAGGCGAAGTTCCTCGCCCGACTCGTCCTCGGGGAGATGCGGATCGGGGTCGGCGGGGGGACCGTCAGAGACGCGACCGCCGCGGCGTTCGTCGACGAGGGCGTCGCCGGCGAGAGGGGCGAGACGCCCTCGGAGGCTCCCGGGGGCGACGAATCCGAAGCGACGCCGGACTCGGACGCCGTCGACGCCGTCGAGCGCGCGCTCCAGGTCTCGAACGACTACGGGATGGTGGCTCGCGTCGCCCGCGAGGAGGGCAGGGAGGGCCTCGACGCGGTCGGCCTCGAAGTCGGCCGGCCGGTGCAGGCGATGCTCGCACAGGCCGGCAGCGCCACCGAGGCGATCGAGGAGTGGGGCGAGGCGGTCGTCGAGACGAAGTTCGACGGCGCGCGCGTGCAGGTCCACTTCGACGGCGAGGAGACCGCGCTGTTCTCGCGAAACATGGACGACGTCACCGACCCGCTCCCGGAAGTCGTCGAGTTCGTCGAGCGGGCGGTCGACGTGCCGGTCGTCTTGGACGGCGAGGTCGTCGCCGTCGACGACTACGGGTCGCCGCTGCCGTTCCAGGAGGTGCTCCGCCGGTTCCGCCGGAAGTACGACGTCGAGCGGATGCGCGAGGAGGTCCGCGTCGAACTCCGCGCGTTCGACTGCCTCCACGTCGACGGCGACGACCTGCTCGACGCCCCGCTGAGCGAGCGTCACGACCGGCTCCGAGCGCTGCTCGGCGACACCGACGCGGTCTCCGAGCCAGTCGTCTCAGACGACCCGGACGAGATCGCGGCCGTCGAAGAGCGGGCGCTGGAGGCCGGTCACGAGGGGATCATGCTGAAAGAGCCCGAGTCGACGTACGCCCCGGGCAAGCGCGGTCGAAACTGGCTGAAGCGCAAGCCGGACGTCGAGACGCTCGACCTCGTCGTCACCGGGGCGGAGTGGGGAGAGGGCCGTCGTGCGAACCTCTTCGGGACGTTCCTGCTCTCGGCGCGCGTCGACGGCGAAGCCGCCGGCCGCGATGCGACCGCGACCGACGGCGATGCGGCCGCCGACAGCGACGCCTACGCCACCATCGGCAAGGTCGCCACGGGCATCACCGACGAGGAACTCGAAGCCCTGACCGAACGGCTCGAACCGCACATCGAACGCGAGGACGGACAGACCGTCTCGATCGCCCCGGAGGTCGTCTTCGAGGTCGGCTACGAGGAGATCCAGGCGTCGCCGACGTACGAGTCCGGCTACGCGCTCCGGTTCCCCAGGTACGTGACCGTCCGCGAGGACAAGTCGCCGGTCGACGCCGACGGCCTCGCGCGGGTCGAACGGCTGGTCGACGAGCAGTAG
- a CDS encoding DNA topoisomerase VI subunit B — protein sequence MTSIQSTLGEEEGGGIAEELAEGQRAISIAEFFEKNKHMLGFDSGARGLVTAVKEAVDNALDATEEAGIKPDISIEIRESGDYYTLIVEDNGPGITREQIPKVFGKLLYGSRFHAREQSRGQQGIGISAAVLYSQLTSGKPAKITSRTQRSERAQYFELIIDTDTNEPEIQVEEERAPGESDLSPTHGTRIEMEMEANMRARQQLHDYVKHTAVVNPHARLVLSEPGLDEPRHYERVEGADLPAETEEIRPHPHGVELGTLIKMLGATESYSVSGFLQEEFTRVGAKTAEKVLKGFRDRHFGREMGWAVPRNPETPLEEAIEDAVVNKGADATETFAGRVANTLSSRDRTTHSELADVVDTVADDVEEEFGANFGDTVRSNAVEAAWAVLTSDRAADLHSLVDDATSTRKDDATVSGLADRLADKFDEGDARNRATRAELREYVDRSADRIVSEDVSFGDTARENVADALWEAMRTVPDDVPKVKEIAGSRDVASELLEAMRETDILAPPTNCLSPITAELVEAGLKKEFDADFYAAATRDAEVHGGDPFIVEAGIAYGGELEDGTVDLLRFANRVPLVYQRGACATTDVVKSIGWRNYGLDQPGGSGMPNGPAVIMIHVASTNVPFTSESKDAIANIPEIEDEIELAIREAARELKSYLNKRRSMQKRRKKQDVLGKILPEMADKLSEVTGRPRPNIDGALARIMNNVSVEREVDGDTVALTVENHSDRSETPEITDIVSAEPSGLPEEANVVDLDGEWFVSWEPSVPAGESAELTYTIAEDATFDVDVDGVEAEKLTIDAD from the coding sequence ATGACCTCGATCCAGTCGACGCTCGGCGAGGAAGAGGGAGGGGGGATCGCCGAGGAGCTGGCGGAGGGCCAGCGCGCGATCTCCATCGCCGAGTTCTTCGAGAAGAACAAACACATGCTCGGCTTCGACTCCGGGGCCCGGGGGCTCGTCACCGCCGTGAAGGAGGCGGTCGACAACGCCCTCGACGCCACCGAGGAGGCCGGGATCAAGCCCGACATCTCCATCGAGATCAGGGAGTCAGGGGACTACTACACGCTGATCGTCGAGGACAACGGGCCGGGAATCACCCGCGAACAGATCCCGAAGGTCTTCGGGAAACTGCTGTACGGCTCGCGGTTTCACGCCAGAGAACAGAGCAGAGGACAGCAGGGAATAGGCATCTCGGCGGCTGTACTGTACTCTCAGCTGACCTCCGGCAAGCCGGCCAAGATCACCTCTCGGACCCAGCGTTCCGAGCGCGCGCAGTACTTCGAGCTCATCATCGACACCGACACGAACGAACCGGAGATCCAGGTCGAAGAGGAGCGCGCCCCGGGCGAGTCCGATCTCTCGCCGACCCACGGGACCCGAATCGAGATGGAGATGGAGGCGAACATGCGGGCGCGCCAGCAGCTCCACGACTACGTCAAGCACACCGCGGTCGTCAACCCCCACGCGCGCCTCGTCCTCTCGGAGCCCGGTCTCGACGAGCCCCGCCACTACGAGCGCGTCGAGGGCGCGGACCTGCCCGCCGAGACCGAGGAGATCCGCCCGCACCCCCACGGCGTCGAACTCGGGACGCTCATCAAGATGCTCGGGGCGACCGAGTCGTACTCCGTGTCGGGCTTCCTCCAGGAGGAGTTCACCCGCGTCGGCGCGAAGACGGCCGAGAAGGTGCTGAAGGGCTTCCGGGACAGACACTTCGGCCGCGAGATGGGCTGGGCGGTGCCTCGAAATCCGGAGACGCCGCTCGAAGAGGCGATCGAGGACGCCGTCGTCAACAAGGGCGCCGACGCGACGGAGACGTTCGCCGGACGGGTCGCGAACACGCTCTCCTCCCGGGACCGGACCACGCACTCCGAACTGGCGGACGTCGTCGACACCGTCGCCGACGACGTCGAGGAGGAGTTCGGCGCGAACTTCGGCGACACCGTCCGGTCGAACGCCGTCGAGGCGGCCTGGGCGGTGCTTACGAGCGACCGCGCGGCGGACCTCCACTCGCTCGTCGACGACGCGACGAGCACCCGGAAGGACGACGCGACCGTCTCGGGACTGGCGGACCGGCTGGCCGATAAGTTCGACGAGGGCGACGCCAGAAACCGCGCGACCCGCGCGGAACTGCGCGAGTACGTCGACCGCTCCGCCGACCGGATCGTCTCCGAGGACGTCTCCTTCGGCGACACCGCCCGCGAGAACGTCGCCGACGCGCTCTGGGAGGCGATGCGGACCGTCCCCGACGACGTCCCGAAGGTCAAGGAGATCGCCGGCAGCCGCGACGTCGCCTCCGAACTGCTGGAGGCGATGCGCGAGACCGACATCCTCGCGCCGCCGACGAACTGCCTCTCGCCGATCACGGCCGAACTCGTCGAGGCGGGACTAAAAAAGGAGTTCGACGCCGACTTCTACGCGGCGGCGACGCGCGACGCGGAGGTCCACGGCGGCGACCCGTTCATCGTCGAGGCCGGCATCGCCTACGGCGGCGAACTCGAGGACGGCACCGTCGACCTCCTGCGGTTCGCGAACCGCGTTCCGCTGGTGTATCAGCGCGGCGCGTGTGCGACGACGGACGTCGTCAAGAGCATCGGCTGGCGGAACTACGGCCTCGATCAGCCCGGCGGCTCCGGGATGCCCAACGGGCCGGCGGTGATCATGATCCACGTCGCCTCGACGAACGTGCCGTTTACGAGCGAGTCGAAGGACGCCATCGCGAACATCCCCGAGATCGAAGACGAGATCGAACTGGCGATCCGCGAGGCCGCCCGCGAACTCAAATCGTACCTGAACAAGCGGCGCTCGATGCAGAAGCGACGGAAGAAACAGGACGTCCTCGGCAAGATCCTCCCGGAGATGGCCGACAAGCTCTCGGAGGTGACCGGCCGTCCGCGACCCAACATCGACGGCGCGCTCGCCCGGATCATGAACAACGTGAGCGTCGAGCGGGAGGTCGACGGCGACACCGTCGCGCTGACCGTCGAGAACCACTCCGATCGGAGCGAGACGCCCGAGATCACGGACATCGTCTCGGCGGAACCCTCGGGTCTCCCGGAGGAGGCGAACGTCGTCGACCTCGACGGCGAGTGGTTCGTCTCCTGGGAGCCGTCGGTGCCGGCGGGCGAGTCGGCCGAACTGACCTACACGATCGCCGAGGACGCCACCTTCGACGTCGACGTCGACGGCGTCGAAGCCGAGAAGCTGACAATCGACGCAGACTAA
- a CDS encoding DNA topoisomerase IV subunit A, which yields MSTKQDDELAKERLVDLAAEFYDQFAAGEVPRMNIPTRTKSNIVFDEDSKVWVYGDRTSTRSANSVRGARKLLKASYAIEFLVNQLEEDRSSTLRELYYLSESWDNEEAQFNSQDESNQLIEDLEIVSKVTREDFHMRPEESGATLMGPLELREQTRRGEREIHCQKDVGEGGYQIPNNPDTIDFLDHDIDFVLCVETGGMRDRLVENGFDEEYNCLVVHLKGQPARATRRITKRLHDELDLPVVVFTDGDPWSYRIYGSVAYGSIKSAHLSEYLATPEARFVGIQPEDIVEYDLPTDPLADSDINALESELEDPRFETDYWTEQIELQLDLEKKAEQQALAARGLDFVTETYLPERLSTMGVL from the coding sequence ATGAGCACGAAACAGGACGACGAACTCGCGAAGGAGCGCCTCGTCGATCTCGCCGCGGAGTTCTACGACCAGTTCGCGGCGGGGGAGGTGCCGCGGATGAACATCCCCACGCGGACGAAGTCGAACATCGTCTTCGACGAGGACTCGAAGGTGTGGGTGTACGGCGACCGGACCTCGACCCGCTCTGCGAACAGCGTCCGCGGCGCGCGGAAGCTGCTGAAGGCCTCTTACGCCATCGAGTTCCTCGTGAACCAACTGGAGGAGGACCGCTCCTCGACGCTGCGTGAACTGTACTACCTCTCCGAATCGTGGGACAACGAGGAGGCGCAGTTCAACAGCCAGGACGAGTCGAATCAGCTGATAGAAGATTTAGAAATCGTCTCGAAGGTCACCCGCGAGGACTTCCACATGCGCCCCGAGGAGTCGGGAGCGACGCTGATGGGACCGCTGGAACTCCGCGAGCAGACCCGACGCGGCGAGCGGGAGATCCACTGTCAGAAGGACGTCGGGGAGGGCGGCTACCAGATCCCGAACAATCCGGATACGATCGACTTCCTGGATCACGACATCGACTTCGTGCTCTGCGTCGAGACCGGCGGGATGCGCGACCGCCTGGTGGAAAACGGGTTCGACGAGGAGTACAACTGCCTGGTCGTCCACCTGAAGGGCCAGCCCGCGCGGGCGACCCGGCGGATCACCAAGCGGCTCCACGACGAACTCGACCTGCCGGTCGTGGTCTTCACCGACGGCGACCCGTGGTCCTACCGGATCTACGGCTCCGTCGCCTACGGGTCGATCAAGTCCGCGCACCTCTCGGAGTACCTGGCGACGCCGGAGGCCCGTTTCGTCGGCATCCAGCCCGAGGACATCGTCGAGTACGACCTCCCGACGGACCCGCTGGCGGATTCGGACATCAACGCCCTGGAGTCGGAACTGGAGGACCCCCGCTTCGAGACCGACTACTGGACCGAACAGATCGAACTCCAACTCGACCTCGAGAAGAAGGCCGAACAGCAGGCGCTGGCCGCCCGCGGCCTGGACTTCGTCACCGAGACGTACCTGCCCGAGCGGCTCTCGACGATGGGCGTGCTGTAG